The following nucleotide sequence is from Methylocella sp..
TGCGCAAACATTTCGGAACGGACGGAATCAGGGGCCTCGCAAATGCAGTCATCACGCCCGAACTGGCGATGAAGGTCGCTCAGGCGACCGGCGTCCTGTTTCAGCGCGGCGAACATCGCCACCGGGCTGTGATCGGCAAGGATACCAGGCTCTCCAGCTATATGATCGAATACGCCATGGTCGCCGGTTTCGCTTCGGTCGGCATGGATGCGCTTTTGCTCGGGCCGATGCCGACGCCCGCCGTCGCGATGCTGACCCCTTCGATGCGCGCCGACGTCGGCGTGATGATTTCCGCCTCGCATAATTCCTTCGAGGATAACGGCATCAAGCTGTTTGGCCCGGACGGATTTAAATTATCCGATGAGGTCGAAGCCAAGATCGAGACGATGCTCGAAAAAGACTTCGCGCTCAAATTGTCCAAACCGGCCGATCTTGGCCGCGCCATGCGAGTCGAGGGCGATCGCGCCCGCTACATCGAGTTCGCCAAACGGACGCTCGTGCGCAATCTTTCTCTCGAGGGCCTGCGCATCGTCGTCGATTGCGCTAACGGAGCGGCTTACAAGGTCGCCCCCGAAGCCTTGTGGGAGCTGGGGGCCGAGGTGTTCTCGATCGGCGTCGAGCCGGACGGCTTCAACATCAATCGCGGCGTCGGCTCCACGTCGCCCGAGGCTCTGGTCAAGAAAGTCCGGGAGGTGCGCGCCGACATCGGGATTGCGCTCGATGGCGACGCGGATCGCGTGCTGATCGTCGATGAAATGGGCAAGATCGTCGACGGCGATCAATTGATGGCGGTGATCGCGCAGAGCTGGAAGGAAGATGGGCGATTGTCGCAGCCCGGCATCGTCGCGACGGTGATGTCGAACCTTGGACTTGAGCGCTATTTGGAGGGAAGCGGCCTCACCCTGGCGCGCACGCCGGTCGGCGACCGTTATGTCCTCGAGCATATGCGCCAAAACGGCTACAATCTCGGCGGCGAACAATCCGGCCATATTATCCTGTCGGATTACTGCACCACCGGCGATGGCCTCGTCGCCGCGCTGCAACTGCTGGCGGTCGTCAAACGGCAATCAAAGCCGGTAAGCCAGGTGTGCCACCGGTTCGAACCTGTGCCGCAGGTGCTGAAAAACGTGCGAGTCAACAAAGGCAAGCCCCTGGAAGACGCCAGCGTGGTCCGCGCGATCGAGGCTGGTCGCCAGACATTGGGCAATGCCGGCCGCCTGGTTATTCGCGCGTCCGGAACCGAATCCGTCATCCGGGTGATGGGGGAGGGCGATAACCGCGACCTCGTCGAGCGTATTGTCGATGATGTTTGCGGCGCCCTCGCCAACTCGGCGCAGGCGGCGTGAACGGGGCGCAATTTGCCTCCGTCCGATAAGGCCAAACAGCAGTTCGAGAACATGCAACGCAGGATCGTTTCAATCCTGCGTTGCATGGTCGCCGCCTTTAGGTCAGCGAGTCTCCTCGGAGCGCTGCGGAGCGACGATCGCGCGGCAGGCGGGCGTGAGATACGCTTGATATTCAACGAGGCAAGCGCGAATTTTTTCATGATCGGGAATGACGGGACCGCAAAGGCGCAGGGCGTCTCCCTCGCAGTCGGCTTGCTCCTCCTCGTAGGTCGGCTCAGCTAGGCCAGCTGTCGTCATGGCGGTCAAAATGAATGCAGCGCCAAGGATGCGTTTCAGGTTTTTCGGCATTTCTCTTTCAACCTCCAATTCCACGTTGCGCAGTGCGAGCGAAGTCTCAAAACAGATTGGTCAGCACCCATCCGAACTATTGGTCCGGGTTAAGGGTGAGGTCCCGGAGCTTAGCCGCAAGACGCGCTCAGTCAAAGGTCTTGACGAAAAGATGAACCCAAGATTGGACATGCCTTCGTTAGCCTCTGCATTCGGCGGGTCCGCAGCTAAGAGGGAGCTGAACAGCAGGCTGGATCAGTTGAATTGATGGCGAGCATGCCTCGTCGCACTCAGCCTGACAAACTATATGCAGCCTGACAAACTATATGATGGCGCGGCATGCGTGCGAAATATGCGCCCTGTGCGCCGTCAGGCAAGCGTGAATTCTGCCGTGGTCAGGAATGAAGTGACCGCAAAGGCGTATGGCGTCGCCCTGGCAAGCCTGCTGCTGATGCTGTGTGAAGCCAAAGGCGACCGTTGTCATGGCGCACGAAAAGGCGATCGCGCCCAGCGCGCGTTTCATATTCATCGTCATGTTGTTGTTCCCCCCAAACTTAAAATCAGCGCGGTCCCGACGCGGCGGGTTCATCTAGCATGAATCCAAGCCAAAGTAATTGCGCTCGAGGGATATATCGCAACGGGGGCCGCCACCGACTATATTCTCGTGTAGCCGATAGGATTCGCCTGCGATATCAGGCTGCCGGCGCTGAGGAGCTTGGGATCATTGCGAACGCCGACTGAAGCCATATTCTCGCCTCAAGAAATCGAGCGTTATGCGCGCCATATCGTTTTGCGCGGCGTCGGCGGCCCCGGCCAGCAGAAGTTGAAAGCCGCGCGCGTTCTCGTGATTGGCGCCGGCGGCCTCGGCTCGCCGGCGATCCAGTATCTTGCGGCGGCGGGCGTTGGCGAAATAGGCGTTATCGACGATGACGAAGTTTCGCTGTCCAATCTGCAGCGTCAGGTTCTGCATGGCGCGGCCGACGTCGGCCGGCCCAAGGTTTCGAGCGCGGCTGCGGCGATCGAAAGGCTGAATCCGCATGTCAAGGCGACGCAGCATCAAATGAGGCTCACGGAGCAAAACGCGCAGGAAATAGTTGCCGCTTATGACGTAATCGCGGACGGATCGGACAATTTTGCAACCCGCTATGTCGTCTCAGATGCCTGCTTTTTCGCCAGGCGGCCGCTGGTCACTGCTGCTGTCGGCGCTTTCGACGGTTCGCTGACGGTTTTGCGTCCCTATGAGCAAAGCGAGGCTGGCGAGCCGAATCCGACATATCGATGCCTGTTTCCAGAGCCCCCGCCCGAAGGCGTCGCCCCTTCTTGCGCCGAAATCGGCGTTCTTGGCGCCCTGACCGGCGTGCTCGGCGCAATGATGGCGCTGGAGGTCACGCGTGAAATCGTTGGTTTCGGAGAAGGATTGGTCGGCAGACTTGTGCTTTTCGATGCGCTCGGCATGCGATTCGAAACATTGCGCTACCGGTGGGACCCGGTGAACCCCTTGAACGGCGAAAAAGCCGCTGGCTCTCAAGCGGCGGAAGCCTTGGCCGGGGCAAAACGTTGACAGCGACCGGGCAAGGAACTAGATCTCCCGACCATTCGCACGCTTTGCAAAGCCCCTGAGGATTTGCCGAACGGCCTAGCGAAAGCCTCAATCGCGAGAGCTTCGTTGGGGGATAGTTCAACGGTAGAACAGCGGACTCTGACTCCGTCAATCTTGGTTCGAATCCAGGTCCCCCAGCCAATATTCTCAATGACTTAGACGGTCGCGCCAGAGCTAACGAAATCCAGGGCTACCACCCGGCTACCGCGCAGCAAAGGCACATTGGCACGGTCACTCTCGCTTGGGGGCGGCGCCGGCAGCGACAGACCGGCGTGGTCCAACGTTCGGCACGCGTTGCGCATGAAATCAGAACGAGGGTCACCTCACCACTCGGGCAGTAACACCTACAGGTTCCTAAACCGTAGGTCAGCGGTTCGAATTCCTTCCGGAACGCCAACAAAATCAATAGGTTAGATAGCCGCAGCTTCTTTCCCATGTTGTGCGTGTCTCAAGCGATTACCATTGATTTCAAATGAGTTTCAAAATGCGGCAGCAGCTCTACGCAACATGAATTGCGACATGAAATGTTCAGAGATTCTCATCCCGCTGTCAGGTCGCGCCACCTCGCTGACGCCAGGGATAGAGGGTTTAGAACCACCTGCACGGCATGTTGCAGGAAATCTCTTCCGCCCTTGATTTCGCCGCATGCGATATCTCGTTTTTCCTCAAAATCGGATGACCCGTAACCGCCATCATGGGCTGCTAGGCCGTGGTGACGAATTCGGCGTTTGGGGGATTCTCGCGAGGATCTTTCCATGATTCAAGGCTGATTTTTGGAGATCAGCCTTGATGATTCGGGATGTCGATGCGCTGCGAGACGATCAATGGGAGCGGCTTTGTGATCTTGTGCCAGGCGGAAGAGCCGGCCAGCGCGGGCCGCGCTGCGACAATCGACGCTTCGTCGACGCGCTGTTATGGATGGCCCGCTCGGGCGGCCGCTGGCGCGATCTGCCCGAACGCTTCGGCGACCATCAGGCGGTGAAACGCCGCTACTATCGCTGGATCGAGCGCGGCGCCTTGGACGGATTTCTTGAGGCATTCACCGCCGAGGCCGATCTCGAATGGCTGATGATCGACTCAACAATCGTGCGCGCCCATCAGCACGCGGCCGGCGCAAGGATCGCCAAAGGGGGGCGGATGCCCAAGGCCTGGGCCGCTCTCGCGGTGGTTTGAGCACCAAAATCCACGCCGCGACAGACGCACTCGGCAACCCCGTTCGGCTCCTTCTCGGACCTGGGCAGCGCAACGACATCACAAAAGCGCACGCCCTGATCGAAGGCTTTGCGGCCGATGCGATCATCGCCGATAAAGGTTATGACGCCAATCACTTGCGCAAGGCTGTTCTTATGCGTGAGGCTGAGCCGGTGATCCCATCAAAATCCAATCGCCGCGCGCCGCTCCCCTACGACAAGGCGCTCTACAAGGAGCGCAATCTCGTCGAGCGTTTCTTCAATAAACTGAAGCAGTTCCGGCGCGTCGCAACCCGATACGACAAGCTCCTCGCAAACTACCGAGGCTTCGTATTGCTCGCCGCTATTGCTATCATGCTCAGGTAATTCGTCACTACTGCCTAGGATTCAAGCGTCTCATTTTTTCCGTAAAATTCTGTCGCCTGCGGGACCGCTGTCATGCGGATCTGAAGTCTGGCGTGACAAATAAGTTACATAATTTCGAATTCGCTTTCTTTGCAGCTCTGTTAAATGCCGCGCCGAAGCTCAAATCGGCGAAAGTTTAGTATGTTCAATTGCTTATATATCTTTATAGACTAAGTAGACAATTGGCGCGTTAGACGCATTATTGGGCAGGGCCAATCGACATCTTCTGAACGAGCGCAAAGTCGCGTTTGGGACTTTCGGCGGCTGGAGGGCAAATTATGAAACGACGAGACCGCAATCGGGCCGTGGCGGCCTTGACCTTGGGTGCGCTTGTGGCCTTCCAGGGCGCTGCGCGCGCAGATGACGCCGCCGAAGAAATTCGCTTGATCAAGGCTCAGCTGAAGAAGCTTGAAGAGAAGGTCAACGACCAGGCTCGCAAGCAGAAGGAAACCCAGGTTCAGATCCACAATGTAGCGGTGCGGCCGCAAGGATTTCCGGCGGAGCAAGCATCGATACAAGGGCGTCCGACGCCGGGCTCTCCATACGGGGGTCTCCAGGGAGTGGGAATTGCCCCGCTCGGCGGAACTCCGCTGCCGCCCGGCGGCTATTCGGCGGAGGAGGCGTCAATCCAAGGCCGCCCGGTGCCGGGCGCCCCGAGCATCTACATCAATGGCGTCACCATTACGCCCGGCGGCTTCCTCGCAGCGGAAAGCGTTTTCCGCAGCCGCAACATTGGCGCGGACATCACGACGCCGTTCGCAAACATTCCTTACAACAATGTGCGCACCGGCAACGCCAATGAGTACCGCATGAGCGCGCGCGCGAGCCGCGTCTCGCTTCTCGTGCAGGGCGATGTCAATCCGACGACGCATCTCTCCGGCTGGATGGATCTTGATTTCCTCGGAGCGGCGCAAACCGCCAATAGCAACGAGAGCAATTCATTTACGCCGCGCATTCGCAACATCTATTTGACGATGGATCAGGATGATTTCGGCTTTCACGTCCTCGCCGGTCAGAACTGGTCGTTGCTGACGGCGAATACGAGAGGCATCATGCCGCGCACGGAGAACACGCCTCTGACGATCGACACGCAGTTCGTGCCTGGCTTCAATTGGGCGCGTCAGCCGCAGATCCGCGTCGTCAAGGACTTCGACAAAACCTTGTGGTTCGCTGTGTCGGCGGAAAACCCGCAAACAAACACCTTCGTCGGACCCGGCGCGCAAGCCGGCCCATTTGTCGGCGGCGTGCCGACGGTCGGATCGACAGCCGCTCTCCCCGGCACCCTCGTCAACACCTTCGTGCCCCCCGGCTCGTCCTTGTTCAATTCGGGAAATTCGATATCGCTCAATCATATGCCGGATATCATCGGCAAGGTCGCCTGGGATCCGACTTTCGGCGATCGTCACATCCATGTGGAGGCCTACGGCCTGTTCCGCGATTTTTATAACCAGGTCAACGGCAGCAATCAGGATGTCGCGGCCGGCAGCTACGGCGGCACCATACTTGTGCCCATCATTCCGCAAAACCTCGAGTTCCAATTCACCGGCATGAACGGGCGCGGCATCGGCCGCTACGCCACCGGATCGCTTCCCGACGTCAGCGTCAATGCGAACGGCTCGCTTTCGCCTATTCAGGAAACGACCTTGCTCGCCGGGTTGATCTGGCGTCCTCAGCCCGGTTTGGACATTTATACCTACGCGGGCGAAGAAATTCAGCAGGCGAGCTTCTCCAACAGCATCAGCGCGTCCGGCGCCGTCAGCGCTTTCGGCGATGGCAATCCTCTGTACACCAACGCGGGATGCTCGAATGTGCTCAGCACCGCTTGCGTCGGCAACACCCATCTGATTCGGAGCATCACAGCCGGTTTCTGGGACACCATCTATTCAGGTCCCTTTGGTCAATTCCGGGCCGGTCTGCAATATGCCTATGTCCAGAAATTTTCCTTCCAGGGCTTCGGCGGCGGAGCCAAGGCCGAGGAAAATTCAGTTTTCACCAGCCTTCGCTATTATCCGTTCCAATCAAATTGAGCTATGAGCGCTCGCTAGCAGGGCCAACTAACGGAACGGCCTCGATCGAAAGCGGCGCGAGCGATATGTCCCTCGTCGTCGGAGGCCGGTCCAAATAGCGGGCAGGAAAGCGATGCGCGCGCCGCCTATGGCGCGCGATGCGACCGGCGGCCCGAGGAAGCGTCCATCTCGCTGCGGCCGAGGGTTTGAACCGCTAGAGAGAGAAGCAAGCTCATCCGATCCCTCGCCGATTTTCCGCGTTGATTTTCTCTTGCCCAATCTTCTCCCGCCGATTTTCTCTTGCGAGATTGGTTGCGGCGCCATATTAGCCCTTGATTGGAATTATTCCAAACTAGGGCGCGCACATGAAGGGCTTTTCCGAGCTGACTGAACGCGAGATTCTGGCACTGGCAATCAGCAGCGAGGAAGAGGACGGCCGCATCTACTCCGACATCGCCGAAATGCTGCGCGATGACTATCCCGACAGCGCAAAAATGTTCGTCGATATGTCTGAAGAGGAAGGCGACCATCGCCGCTGGCTCATCGACATGTTCACGAACAAATTCGGCAGCCACATCCCGCTCATTCGCCGTCAGGATATTCGCGGATGGATCCAGCGGCGACCGATGTGGCAGCTGCGCCCGCTCGGCATCGAAATCCTGCGTCGGCAGGCGAGGGTGATGGAGCAGGACGCCGGTCGATTCTACCACCGCGCAATGGAGCGAACGAGCGACGCCGAGATTCGCAAGCTGCTCGGCGATCTCGCCGAGGCCGAGGCCGGCCATGAGCGGCGGGCGAGCGCGATTGAGGCCAAACGTCTGCCAGGAGAGAAACGCGGGAGGGAGGACGAGAACGCGAGCCGCCGTTTCATACTCCAGATCATCCAACCGGGCCTCGTTGGCCTGATGGACGGATCAGTATCGACTCTGGCCCCCGTCTTCGCCGCGGCCTTTGCGACGCATAACCCGTGGAATGCGTTTCAGGTCGGCTTGGCGGCCTCGCTTGGGGCCGGCATCTCGATGGGGTTTGCAGAGGCGCTGGCCGACGACGGAAAGCTGTCCGGCCGCGGCGCGCCGCTTCTTCGGGGGCTCGTGTGCGGGCTCATGACAGTCGCCGGCGGCATCGGCCACACGCTGCCCTACCTCATTCCAAATTTCTACACCGCCACCGCCATCGCGGCCGTGGTTGTGATGTTCGAGTTGCTCATAATCGCCTATATCCAGTGGCGCTTCATGGACATTCCTCCGGTTTCAGCGGCAGCCAAGGTCATGCTTGGGGGAGGCCTCGTCCTTGCGGCCGGCATTTTGATTGGCGGCGCCTGATTAGAGCGGCGCAAAGGCGACCGCGATGCGGGCGCCGACTTTGACGCGGCCGCCGCAACACGTTACCTCAGGCGGTCGGAAGCGCTAGCGCATGCGTAGCGCTTGATTGGATTTGGCTCCGTCGGCAATGTCTGACAAAAGCCAAGGACGGCATGTTGCGGACGTGGCGGAATTGGTAGACGCAAGGGACTTAAAATCCCTCGACCTTTGGTCATACGGGTTCGATTCCCGTCGTCCGCACCACATTGATTTTAAAGGTGTATTGGAGGAGTGCGAGATCCCTGGCACCTACTCGTGTTAGACGACGTGTTAGACGGCCTCGTTCAGCCCTCGTTCTTGTCGCCGAATCGCAGTTTGGAAATGCGGTTTGTTGCGGCTATACGGCCGCGCTTATATTTCAGGTTGGTCGCTAGCTGCTTGTGCGTGCCGAGTTCCATGGCGTCCTCCGATTTCGCCTCTTTGTCATAGGCATCTGAAATCGCACCGGCCCGCGTATCCATGTTCCAGACCTTGTCAGGAATCCTGGCTGCCTGGGCGATCTTGCGGAAGCGCCGGGCAAACTCGCGCTGAATATACGGCCGGCCGGACCGCTCATCCAGAATCACGGGGCCAATCCGGCTTGTAATCGGTACTGTCACAAGTTCCGCCATGACCATTGGCAAGAGACGCAGGTCGAATTCTGCAACTTCATCGAAATTGCTCTTGCTGGTGGGCTTCTCCAGGTGCCAATCGGCTTTGATGTGCTCGCCCCAGCGTAGACCTACCGTCCAATGTTTGCCATCTGGCTTTCTTAGCCATTCTCCGATCACGTCCTTTTGGCGGAGGGCGCACGCGAACTGTATCGCGACCGCCCGCGCCATGCTCGGCAACGCGGCAGCGTGAGCCTCGATGATAAACGCCTTGACCTGGTCGACAGATATCGTCTGCTTACGCCCCTTACCGGGTGAGAATTCGGTATCCGTGAGGATCCCCGCCAGATCTTTGCATGCCGAATTACGAAGTCCCTTGCCGTATTTGACAATGATTCTGAGCATTTGCACGCAGCCATAGGCGCGGCGCGGGTTGGCAAGCTTTCCCTCGTCGTCACACCGCCCCCACTCCTTGTGCCACCTCCGAACGTCGTTGGACGTGATAGCGTCGATACGGCGAGCGCCGACCGTCTCCTTTAGGATTTTAAGGCTTTTATCGTAGCCCTCCTTTGTGACCGCCCGCTTGGTCTGGTAGGGGCTTTCCTCATCACGGGTGTACATCTCAGCCAGCCACGCAATGGTGCCAATCGAGGCGCCACCTGGCGTCGTCGCCACACCTCTTAGAAATTCCAACATCTCTGCCCAATAACGCCGGCACAGCGCTGCGACCGGTGGTGGCGCGTCTGTATCCCCAGGATCGTCCCTGAGAAATAGGGTCTTTGGCTCGTATCCGGCTTTTACCGCGGCCCTTGACGCAACCCAATAAACGTCACGCCTGCCCGTCTTGCGGAGCATGACCCTACGCCCTGGCGCGTGACTTTCGTCCAAGATTTCCATCCCAATTTTCTCCTCCGTCGCGAGTTAACGACGGAGCATCATTGCCTATCCCGGCGCGCCGGTCCAAAAATGCCTTGACTGCTGGCCAATATCGGCGGTTGTGAAATACGGGGTCAGGCGTCGGCAAACCATTCTTTTCAAGAACATAGGCCGCCGCCTGCCACTCAAGGCACGTCATCCCGACCCTGGCGGCAATCTCCCCCTCGGTAAGAAACAAACTATCGGTTAAGCGGGCGCGACTCATGGTTCAGGCTTGGCCTTTCTCCGGCGCGAGCATCGCGGCGATGGAGGTGGATTGTGAAGGTAACGGCAGCAGTCGATGGATTTGTAGATTGTTGTGGCGACAGTGCTCCATTGGCCTAGGCCGTCCGGCTTACGGTCTTAATGGCGATTACGCTTCGATCTATGATGCGATGGAATTGCTTGGATATTTCTTGAGCGCTCCAAGTTCCGATGCGCTCTGGACTGAGCATTATATTTGCGGAGATATCTGCGATGCGTTTGATCCGCTGCAATGTTATCTCAAGCTCTAGAATCCTGTCATTCTTCCCGGTGATCGTTTCACACAAAATATTGACGTGGTCCCGACTGAAGGTCTGTCGCAATTGCTGCTCCAAGGCGCTGATCGTGGCCTGCTGCGCCTTGATCCGCTTCTTTGCGCGTCTCAGCGTCGCCGAGCGTTGTTTCAATCTTTTCCGCGTTGACGCGAGCTTTTGAAACTCGTCTGGCATCGCTGCCTCCTCAAGAAAATGTCGGCGTCAATAACGTTGCGTGAGTTGCGGGGCAGAACGTGACGGCGCCAGACGGGGTGGGGGAAATCCTCAGAAAGGAATGTCGTCGTCGATCACGTCGGCGGTGCGTGTAGGGCGATCGCCCATGGCCATGCGCGGATCATCGTGCTGCTGCGCGGGCCGCGCCGGCCTGTCGCCGACCGTGCCATAGCTGTCGGCCGACGGGCCAGTTCTTTCGCCCTTGTCGAGCAGCGCGAGCTGACCTCCGAATTGCTCGAGCACGATCTCCGTGGTCCTGCGCTCGGCGCCATCCTTGTCGGTATAGGATCGCGTGCGCAGCTTGCCTTCGACATAGGCCTGCGAGCCTTTCTTCAAATAGCTCTCGGCGACCTTGCCAAGGTTCTCGTTGAAGATGACGATGTTGTGCCATTCCACGCGCTCTTTGCGCTCGCCGCTGGCCTTGTCGCGCCAGGTGTCCGACGTCGCGATCGAGAAGGTGGTGACCGCGCCGCCGGCGTTGGTGCGCCGCACCTCGGGATCGCGGCCGAGACGGCCGATGAGAATGACTTTGTTAACGCCGCTCATCGTCGGCCTCGCTCAAGAAAGAGCACGCGTGAGACAAAATGTTCATGGGTTCTCCGTTAGGAGTTGTTCGCGCTTGGCGGTTTCGAAGGCTTCGATCGCCGTGATCTGATCGGCGAGCAGCTCGCGCTCGGGCGCGAGTGTGGCGCGATCTTCAACGGCGACCGCGATTTCGGATTTCGAAAGAACTGCGTTGCGAATAATTTGGTCGCAGCAGCCGATGCGCCGTTCGATGTGCGCCAGGCGAGATTTGAGCTTGTTGAGATGAGGCGACATCATGCGGCCTCATCGACCTGCTCGCGCAAAGCGATTCCGAGATAGTGGACGCCGGTTTTGATGCGCTTTTTCTCATAGCCAAGCGCAAGAACGGCGGCGCTGAAAGCGGTGATAGTCAGCTCGGGAAGGCCGCGCCCGGCGGCGAAGTTCAAATAGGCCTGATGCAGGACGGAGGCTTTGGTTTGCGGCCGTTCGACGCCTGTGCTGCAATCCATCACCTCTTCGAGGAAGAAATGTACGGCAGTTTTGTGCGAGGGGATCGCATGGCTGCCCGATGCCTCCTCCGCCGCCTCGTCCTCATCGGCGTCGATCGCCTCGACCATGGCCTGCGCGAGTGGCCGTTCGTCCTGTTCTTGACGCGGGAGCTCGAGCGACGTCGCCGGCGTTTCGGCCCAGGCGGCGAGCGGCGCCGGCAACCATTTCTTTTTCGTCGCGTCGGCCGCGACATAGTCGGCGATGGCGCCTTTCTTGTCGGCGCGATTGATCGCCGGCGTGCCGATCGCGTCGACGACGGCGAGGGCGGCGCCTTTTGTCGCCGCGTCGAAATAGGCCTTGCGATCGAACGCTTGATCGAGCTGGGCAGCTAATGGGGCGCCGCGCATAGAAAGCGCTGCGGCGAGGGGCGTCAGATCGGATAGCGGGACTTCGCCCCGCAGAGAATCGCCGACAATCCTGATCGAGCGCGCGACGAGTTCCGTAAAAGCGACCGAGAGATCGACCAGCGGCGCATTGGCGCAAATCGCCAGCGCCTCGTTAAATCTTAGCCGCCCTATTCTCTTAAGGAGCTCCGACCTGGCCTCGAAGGATTGATTACTTGTGATCGACAGGCCGACGCAGCCATAGGCTTGGCCGTAATCTGTTCCGAGTTTGGCGACGGCGACCATCAGGGCGAGATCGGGGCGCGAGCGAATGCATTCGGAAAAGGAATTCTCGACGGCTTCGTCGATGACGGCGCGGACGGCCTTTGAGGTTTTGTCGGGCGCGGCCACCGACAGGGGCGAAAACTCGGCCGCCGCGCCCTTCTCCACGCTCCTTGGTGCGGGGGGCGCGGAATCACGAACTGACAGACCGTCGCTGCGAGTTGCAGGACTAGCCTCGAAACCCCTGCCGAACATTGGGGTTCCATCGAGCTGGAGGTCAGCGACGAGGCCGAGCGTGGCGCGTTGGGATTGGGGGATGGAGCGGAGCAGGGCGCGAGTTTCAATGCCATCCCTCTCTGCCCATAATTCATTAATCCGAGCATGGTTGGGTCCATGGGCGGCGATGACTGCGTTTTCTTCATCCTCGATCGCTTCGAGCCGTTGCTCCTCGGCCGGCAGGAAGTCCACCTCATAGTCTTCGACGAGATAACCGCCGTCGGGCTGATCGCCG
It contains:
- the glmM gene encoding phosphoglucosamine mutase; its protein translation is MVRKHFGTDGIRGLANAVITPELAMKVAQATGVLFQRGEHRHRAVIGKDTRLSSYMIEYAMVAGFASVGMDALLLGPMPTPAVAMLTPSMRADVGVMISASHNSFEDNGIKLFGPDGFKLSDEVEAKIETMLEKDFALKLSKPADLGRAMRVEGDRARYIEFAKRTLVRNLSLEGLRIVVDCANGAAYKVAPEALWELGAEVFSIGVEPDGFNINRGVGSTSPEALVKKVREVRADIGIALDGDADRVLIVDEMGKIVDGDQLMAVIAQSWKEDGRLSQPGIVATVMSNLGLERYLEGSGLTLARTPVGDRYVLEHMRQNGYNLGGEQSGHIILSDYCTTGDGLVAALQLLAVVKRQSKPVSQVCHRFEPVPQVLKNVRVNKGKPLEDASVVRAIEAGRQTLGNAGRLVIRASGTESVIRVMGEGDNRDLVERIVDDVCGALANSAQAA
- the moeB gene encoding molybdopterin-synthase adenylyltransferase MoeB; this translates as MRTPTEAIFSPQEIERYARHIVLRGVGGPGQQKLKAARVLVIGAGGLGSPAIQYLAAAGVGEIGVIDDDEVSLSNLQRQVLHGAADVGRPKVSSAAAAIERLNPHVKATQHQMRLTEQNAQEIVAAYDVIADGSDNFATRYVVSDACFFARRPLVTAAVGAFDGSLTVLRPYEQSEAGEPNPTYRCLFPEPPPEGVAPSCAEIGVLGALTGVLGAMMALEVTREIVGFGEGLVGRLVLFDALGMRFETLRYRWDPVNPLNGEKAAGSQAAEALAGAKR
- the mbfA gene encoding iron exporter MbfA, encoding MKGFSELTEREILALAISSEEEDGRIYSDIAEMLRDDYPDSAKMFVDMSEEEGDHRRWLIDMFTNKFGSHIPLIRRQDIRGWIQRRPMWQLRPLGIEILRRQARVMEQDAGRFYHRAMERTSDAEIRKLLGDLAEAEAGHERRASAIEAKRLPGEKRGREDENASRRFILQIIQPGLVGLMDGSVSTLAPVFAAAFATHNPWNAFQVGLAASLGAGISMGFAEALADDGKLSGRGAPLLRGLVCGLMTVAGGIGHTLPYLIPNFYTATAIAAVVVMFELLIIAYIQWRFMDIPPVSAAAKVMLGGGLVLAAGILIGGA
- a CDS encoding integrase, with translation MLEFLRGVATTPGGASIGTIAWLAEMYTRDEESPYQTKRAVTKEGYDKSLKILKETVGARRIDAITSNDVRRWHKEWGRCDDEGKLANPRRAYGCVQMLRIIVKYGKGLRNSACKDLAGILTDTEFSPGKGRKQTISVDQVKAFIIEAHAAALPSMARAVAIQFACALRQKDVIGEWLRKPDGKHWTVGLRWGEHIKADWHLEKPTSKSNFDEVAEFDLRLLPMVMAELVTVPITSRIGPVILDERSGRPYIQREFARRFRKIAQAARIPDKVWNMDTRAGAISDAYDKEAKSEDAMELGTHKQLATNLKYKRGRIAATNRISKLRFGDKNEG
- the ssb gene encoding single-stranded DNA-binding protein translates to MSGVNKVILIGRLGRDPEVRRTNAGGAVTTFSIATSDTWRDKASGERKERVEWHNIVIFNENLGKVAESYLKKGSQAYVEGKLRTRSYTDKDGAERRTTEIVLEQFGGQLALLDKGERTGPSADSYGTVGDRPARPAQQHDDPRMAMGDRPTRTADVIDDDIPF
- a CDS encoding ParB/RepB/Spo0J family partition protein; translated protein: MTAALQSSQNNGRQSLTVSLQAIVGVSELNPRFFDDREDIDGLAASLLASGQLQPLLVMTTDHPSRPANWVGDFYVVLDGQRRWRAMQLLADQNGGAAHYAVDVEVFAADEPSLREIALAANTMRRPLHPVEEYEAFVAMARAGFDEERIARDFGLGLRHVRQRLALGRLSPKILTAWREGKINADVAQAYTAGDAHAAQEAVFDQLSTGGHYPHQIRQKLRSDTLSGQSKEALYIGADAYVAAGGRIEENLFEEEIIFRDGSLLKRLAREKLLAAAEAIAEKEGWGFVVAGGDQPDGGYLVEDYEVDFLPAEEQRLEAIEDEENAVIAAHGPNHARINELWAERDGIETRALLRSIPQSQRATLGLVADLQLDGTPMFGRGFEASPATRSDGLSVRDSAPPAPRSVEKGAAAEFSPLSVAAPDKTSKAVRAVIDEAVENSFSECIRSRPDLALMVAVAKLGTDYGQAYGCVGLSITSNQSFEARSELLKRIGRLRFNEALAICANAPLVDLSVAFTELVARSIRIVGDSLRGEVPLSDLTPLAAALSMRGAPLAAQLDQAFDRKAYFDAATKGAALAVVDAIGTPAINRADKKGAIADYVAADATKKKWLPAPLAAWAETPATSLELPRQEQDERPLAQAMVEAIDADEDEAAEEASGSHAIPSHKTAVHFFLEEVMDCSTGVERPQTKASVLHQAYLNFAAGRGLPELTITAFSAAVLALGYEKKRIKTGVHYLGIALREQVDEAA